Genomic DNA from Mycolicibacterium helvum:
CGAACAGATCTACTACGACGCCCCCGACTACGCGCACGCGTTCGCGATGCGCACCGATACCTTCCCCGACGACGGCGAGTTCGCCGGTAGCGACCCTGACCTGGCATTTCGCCAGCTGATCATGGAGGCAGGCGCCGATATCGCCATCCTGGAACCGCTGGCCCCCGGCGCACGGCTCGCCCAGGCGACACAGGCCGCGGCGATCGCCACCAACCTCTGGCTCGACGAGCACTGGCTGGACAGCAAGACCAACTGGCACCAGCGTTGGCGCGGATCGATCTCGGTGGCCATCGAGGACCCCGACGGGGCGGCCCGCGAGATCGAGAAGTGGGCCGGCCACCCCTACATGTCACAGGTCCTGATCAAGGCTGAACCCCGCCCGTCGTGGGGTGATCCGAAGTACGACCCGATCTGGGCGGCCGCCACCACACACGACATCACGGTGAGCTGCCATCTGGGCCGCGGTAAGTATGAGAACCTGCCCATCCCACCGGTCGGTTTGCCCAGCTACAACCACGATTTCATGGTCAGCTACTCGCTACTGGCCGCCAACCAGGTGATGAGCCTGATCTTCGACGGAGTCTTCGACCGCTACCCCACCCTGCGCATCGTGTTCGTCGAGCACGCCTTCAGCTGGATCCTGCCGCTGATGTGGCGCATGGACGCCCTCTACTCCGCGCGCAAGTC
This window encodes:
- a CDS encoding amidohydrolase family protein gives rise to the protein MTLTHIEQRSEPTEHIAVRCVDSDVHPVPRRGVLIDYIPEPWRSKYFLSHPVGEQIYYDAPDYAHAFAMRTDTFPDDGEFAGSDPDLAFRQLIMEAGADIAILEPLAPGARLAQATQAAAIATNLWLDEHWLDSKTNWHQRWRGSISVAIEDPDGAAREIEKWAGHPYMSQVLIKAEPRPSWGDPKYDPIWAAATTHDITVSCHLGRGKYENLPIPPVGLPSYNHDFMVSYSLLAANQVMSLIFDGVFDRYPTLRIVFVEHAFSWILPLMWRMDALYSARKSWLDITRKPSEYVKEHIKFTTQPLDYPEDKTELLRAFEWMECEKILLFSSDYPHWTYDDPRWLIKHLPEHARDAVMWRNGVQTYKLPTSVPVLEGQTRVF